A section of the Girardinichthys multiradiatus isolate DD_20200921_A chromosome 5, DD_fGirMul_XY1, whole genome shotgun sequence genome encodes:
- the LOC124868493 gene encoding beta-1,3-N-acetylglucosaminyltransferase lunatic fringe-like, with product MWKPTGGVIVSSAGVRAAAGVTILMLTGVLLLLTGRHPKEPPVAGTVFSAYIRTLARERRAISGPPRSRIPPGPVEHLSQTDLFIALKTTGRYHRLRLELLLDTWISRNLPQTYVFTDGEDERLRKRMGSHLINTNCSAAHTRQALSCKMALEYDTFLNSGKKWFCHVDDDNYLNVGSLLKLLSQYSHTQDVYIGRPSLERPIDAIETLSITEMKRVRFWFATGGAGFCLSRGLALKMKPWVSEGRFMATAEHIRLPDDCTVGYIVEALLGGSLTRSALFHSHLENLGLVSDIHNQVTLSYGTVENSRNTVNVKGPFSMKEDPTRFRSVHCQLYPDTSWCPSLW from the exons ATGTGGAAACCCACGGGGGGAGTCATCGTCAGCTCAGCGGGAGTCCGCGCTGCTGCCGGGGTCACCATCCTGATGTTGACCGgggtcctgctgctgctgaccGGCAGACACCCGAAGGAGCCACCGGTCGCCGGGACGGTCTTCTCCGCTTATATCAGGACACTAGCCCGGGAGAGGAGAGCGATAAGCGGCCCCCCGCGGAGCAGAATACCCCCTGGACCGGTGGAGCATCTTTCACAGACTGACTTGTTCATAGCGCTGAAAACCACTGGGAGGTACCACCGACTGAGgctggagctgctgctggaCACCTGGATCTCCAGAAACCTACCACAG acATACGTGTTCACTGATGGAGAGGATGAAAGGCTGAGGAAAAGGATGG GAAGTCATCTGATCAACACCAACTGCTCGGCTGCCCACACCCGTCAGGCCCTCTCTTGTAAAATGGCTCTGGAGTACGACACATTTCTAAACTCTGGAAAAAA gtggttctgtcATGTTGATGATGATAACTACCTGAATGTCGGCTCCCTCCTGAAGCTCTTGTCTCAGTACAGCCACACGCAGGACGTTTACATTGGCCGGCCCAGCCTGGAAAGGCCAATTGATGCCATAGAGACTCTAAGTATAACTGAAATG AAACGGGTCCGTTTCTGGTTCGCCACAGGAGGAGCGGGGTTCTGTCTGAGCCGTGGCCTTGCTCTGAAGATGAAACCCTGGGTCAG CGAAGGCAGGTTCATGGCCACGGCTGAGCACATTCGCCTGCCTGATGACTGCACTGTTGGTTACATAGTGGAGGCGCTGCTTGGGGGGAGCCTCACCCGCTCAGCGTTGTTTCACTCCCACCTCGAGAACTTGGGATTGGTGTCAGACATTCACAACCAG GTTACTCTGAGCTATGGCACTGTAGAAAACAGCAGGAACACTGTTAATGTGAAAGGACCGTTTTCCATGAAGGAAGATCCCACCAG ATTCAGATCTGTCCATTGTCAGTTGTACCCGGACACTTCTTGGTGCCCCAGCCTGTGGTGA